A single Providencia manganoxydans DNA region contains:
- a CDS encoding zinc/cadmium/mercury/lead-transporting ATPase: MHSHNHKEAHQHTSSCCSSNSCSSTAVQNSQKVSDDSHTHAHSTVEKHPDDDEETHQHTGCSSSSHQTHDHTEHQHGSACSVSHNVADEIEPVQTAGQRFNWIIRGMDCPSCAQKIENAVKQIPQVTQAKVLFATEKLVVDADSDISATVRSTVEAAGYELHDVGNNSAATIAPPQSLLSESKPVIILAILMAISWGIELINPKVGLIAFTLTTLFGLYPIARKSLRLIRTGTPFAIETLMTVAAIGAIFIQATEEAAMVILLFMLGEMLESYSAGRARRGVSALMALVPEEAILVKDGQKMTVPVSQLRPGDIIEIAPGGRLPTDAELVSGFASFDESSLTGESVPVERNVGEKVAAGCLSVDRAVQMKVVSEQGQNAIDRILQLIEEAEERRAPIERFIDRFSRIYTPLIMLFSALVVVIPPIFFSAPWETWIYRGLTLLLIGCPCALVISTPAAITSALATATRRGALIKGGAALEQLGSVTTIALDKTGTLTEGKPHVTDLVPVDGLSENELVRITASVEAGSHHPLAKAVINKAEALSITVVEAENRKALAGKGVEGYLGDKHILVSAPSRLDTPLEPTWQNQVEALEAQGKTVVVTLENNQVIGLTALQDTLRSDATDAMTMLKALNVNAVMLTGDNPRAASAIAGQLGMEYRAGLLPEDKVTAVMELNRNHSTMMVGDGINDAPAMKASSIGVAMGSGTDVALETADAALTHNRLTGLPEIIALSQATRKIIRENITIALGLKAVFLVTSLLGITGLWVAVLADSGATALVTANAVRLLKVKLPQVKK, translated from the coding sequence ATGCACTCACACAACCATAAAGAAGCACATCAGCACACCAGTTCTTGCTGCTCAAGTAACAGCTGTTCGTCTACCGCTGTACAAAATAGTCAAAAAGTAAGTGATGACTCACATACCCATGCTCATAGTACTGTTGAGAAACACCCTGACGATGATGAGGAGACTCATCAGCACACAGGCTGTAGTAGTTCCTCTCATCAAACTCATGATCATACAGAACATCAACATGGCTCTGCCTGTAGCGTATCTCATAATGTGGCAGACGAAATTGAGCCCGTACAAACAGCGGGACAACGTTTCAACTGGATAATCCGTGGGATGGATTGCCCGAGTTGTGCGCAAAAAATCGAAAATGCCGTTAAACAAATACCACAAGTGACTCAAGCTAAGGTTTTGTTTGCAACTGAAAAGTTGGTGGTTGATGCCGATAGTGATATCAGTGCAACCGTCCGCTCAACCGTTGAAGCCGCGGGTTATGAATTACATGATGTTGGTAATAATAGCGCTGCAACAATCGCGCCACCGCAGAGCCTGTTAAGCGAATCCAAACCCGTTATTATTTTAGCTATCCTGATGGCCATTAGCTGGGGTATTGAGCTGATCAACCCGAAAGTTGGCCTGATTGCTTTTACATTAACGACATTGTTTGGGCTTTACCCTATTGCACGTAAATCATTACGTTTAATTAGAACAGGTACACCTTTTGCCATCGAAACATTGATGACAGTAGCAGCTATCGGTGCCATTTTTATCCAAGCTACCGAAGAAGCGGCAATGGTTATCTTGCTATTTATGTTAGGCGAAATGTTGGAGTCCTACTCCGCAGGCCGAGCAAGGCGCGGAGTCAGTGCACTGATGGCTCTTGTTCCTGAAGAAGCCATCTTAGTGAAAGATGGGCAAAAAATGACGGTTCCGGTTTCACAATTACGTCCAGGCGATATTATTGAAATTGCACCGGGCGGGCGTTTACCAACAGATGCTGAATTGGTTTCTGGTTTTGCTAGTTTTGATGAAAGCTCACTAACGGGGGAATCTGTCCCTGTTGAACGTAATGTAGGTGAAAAAGTCGCGGCGGGTTGTTTATCTGTTGATCGCGCTGTACAGATGAAAGTGGTTTCTGAGCAAGGTCAAAATGCTATCGACCGCATCCTACAGCTGATTGAAGAAGCGGAAGAGCGCCGTGCGCCTATTGAGCGCTTTATTGATCGCTTTAGCCGTATTTATACTCCATTAATCATGCTGTTTTCGGCACTCGTTGTTGTTATTCCACCTATTTTCTTTAGTGCGCCATGGGAAACATGGATTTATCGCGGTTTAACGCTGTTACTAATAGGTTGTCCTTGTGCATTAGTTATTTCAACACCAGCAGCAATCACTTCAGCCCTAGCAACGGCAACACGCCGAGGTGCATTAATTAAAGGTGGTGCCGCATTAGAACAACTCGGTTCTGTTACGACAATTGCATTGGATAAAACAGGCACCTTAACTGAAGGTAAACCTCATGTTACCGATTTAGTGCCCGTTGATGGTTTATCTGAAAATGAGTTAGTGAGGATCACTGCATCCGTTGAGGCAGGTTCACATCACCCATTAGCTAAAGCAGTCATTAATAAAGCAGAAGCACTGTCTATCACGGTTGTCGAAGCTGAAAATCGCAAAGCCTTGGCAGGTAAAGGTGTTGAAGGCTACCTTGGTGATAAACATATCTTAGTGAGTGCACCAAGCCGCTTAGATACACCGCTTGAGCCAACTTGGCAGAATCAAGTTGAAGCACTTGAAGCGCAAGGTAAAACGGTTGTTGTGACGTTAGAAAACAACCAAGTTATTGGTTTAACTGCACTACAAGATACCTTACGTAGTGATGCTACTGATGCAATGACTATGCTTAAAGCGCTCAATGTTAATGCCGTTATGTTAACGGGAGATAACCCACGAGCGGCAAGTGCTATCGCAGGACAACTCGGTATGGAATACCGTGCAGGTTTGCTCCCTGAAGACAAAGTCACCGCGGTAATGGAATTAAACCGTAATCACAGCACCATGATGGTTGGTGATGGCATCAATGATGCGCCAGCAATGAAAGCATCCAGTATTGGCGTTGCAATGGGTAGTGGAACTGATGTAGCACTGGAAACGGCAGACGCTGCGCTGACACATAACCGTTTAACCGGTTTGCCAGAAATCATTGCGCTGTCCCAAGCAACTCGTAAGATCATTCGTGAAAACATTACTATTGCACTTGGTTTAAAAGCGGTGTTCTTAGTGACCAGCTTGCTGGGGATCACAGGGTTATGGGTAGCAGTACTCGCCGATTCAGGGGCTACGGCTCTAGTAACGGCGAATGCCGTACGGTTATTGAAAGTGAAATTGCCGCAAGTGAAAAAATAG
- a CDS encoding Rpn family recombination-promoting nuclease/putative transposase: MLQNNFDIYAMSLQPPKTPHDATFKGFLNQVDNARDFFDIYLPENIKSLCDFKTLALTNSSFIDNKLRSRLSDVLYSVKTDMGDGYFYLLVEHQSTPDKLMSWRLMYYAFSAMNQHLQQGHKVLPLVVPILFYHGKMSPYPYQNLWTRCFDWKELAEELYFKPFPLVDITVIDDNELANHRKIAVMELAMKHKNLRDEYQRMVELFAQTLNNNGNSQDDITIILQYLLVVLESPEHFEQIIHCFSQQIPQHKEVVMNLAERLRQEGQEKGHKIGIEEGIEEGIEKGRKIGVEEGVKITQRQMVKSLFTAGANIELIMAGTKLSREEILSLIEEQTQ; this comes from the coding sequence ATGCTCCAAAATAACTTTGATATATACGCTATGTCACTACAGCCACCTAAAACACCGCATGATGCGACTTTTAAGGGTTTTCTGAACCAAGTCGATAATGCACGAGACTTTTTTGATATTTACCTTCCAGAAAATATCAAATCATTATGTGATTTTAAGACGCTAGCACTCACTAACTCGTCTTTTATCGATAATAAATTGCGTTCACGATTGTCAGATGTTCTCTACTCTGTAAAAACAGATATGGGCGATGGTTATTTTTATTTATTAGTCGAACATCAATCAACGCCAGATAAATTAATGAGTTGGCGATTGATGTACTATGCTTTTTCCGCAATGAACCAACACTTACAGCAAGGACACAAGGTACTACCATTGGTTGTACCCATACTGTTTTATCATGGAAAAATGTCCCCCTACCCTTATCAGAATTTATGGACTCGCTGCTTTGATTGGAAAGAGCTTGCCGAAGAGCTGTATTTTAAACCGTTTCCTTTAGTTGATATCACTGTCATAGATGATAATGAGCTAGCTAATCATCGAAAAATTGCAGTAATGGAACTGGCAATGAAGCATAAAAACCTGCGTGATGAATACCAACGAATGGTTGAACTCTTTGCTCAAACGCTCAATAATAATGGTAACAGTCAAGATGACATTACGATTATTTTGCAGTACTTACTGGTGGTTTTGGAGTCTCCAGAGCACTTTGAACAAATAATTCATTGCTTTAGTCAGCAAATTCCACAACATAAAGAGGTGGTTATGAATTTAGCAGAGCGGCTACGACAAGAAGGTCAGGAAAAAGGTCATAAAATAGGTATTGAAGAAGGTATTGAAGAAGGTATTGAAAAAGGCCGTAAAATAGGCGTTGAAGAAGGTGTCAAAATAACCCAACGTCAAATGGTAAAATCGCTCTTCACTGCTGGCGCTAATATTGAATTAATTATGGCAGGCACAAAATTGAGCCGCGAAGAGATTTTGTCACTGATTGAAGAGCAAACTCAATAA